A portion of the Symphalangus syndactylus isolate Jambi chromosome 13, NHGRI_mSymSyn1-v2.1_pri, whole genome shotgun sequence genome contains these proteins:
- the LOC129459463 gene encoding putative zinc finger and SCAN domain-containing protein 5D isoform X1: MAANCNSSWGQGGPCNRPGSELPRSVASPGTRLGNHDRNPETCHVNFRMFSCPEESDPVQALRKLTELCHLWLRPDLHTKEQILDMLVMEQFMISMPQELQVLVKVNGVQSCKDLEDLLRNNRRPKKWSVVNLLGKEYLMQDSDVEMAEVPASVRDDQRGVSSQRASSVNHMRPGKGQARRELQTLPRAPALSRRQEEDFLLPETIVMKRDPKALRPKPTLEKDLNIDREENTGLTSPEPQLPNGPTGVVGAKEGKEPQKIASVENVDADTPSACVVEKEASTHSGSRGDTLNLRGPKRSKPDATSISQEEPQGEATPVGNRESPGQAEINSVYSPGPAGAVSQPVGQEGKELLLFACGVCNKRFTCNSKLAIHMRSHTGEKPFQCNFCERCFMQLSDLRVHQRIHTGEKPYTCDVCHKQFNRMFSLRCHKRSHTGEKPYKCTDCKKVFAYRKNLNEHKLIHSGEKPYKCPKCPRAFRRPETLKCHQKTHPETTAPTECEG; encoded by the exons ATGGCTGCAAATTGCAACTCCTCATGGGGTCAGGGAGGACCCTGCAACCGCCCTGGGTCAGAGCTGCCACGGTCTGTGGCTTCCCCAGGAACTCGACTTGGAAATCATGACAGGAACCCTGAGACTTGTCACGTGAACTTCAGGATGTTCAGCTGCCCGGAGGAGTCGGACCCCGTGCAGGCTCTGAGGAAACTCACTGAGCTGTGCCATCTGTGGCTGAGGCCCGACCTCCACACCAAAGAGCAGATCTTGGACATGCTGGTGATGGAGCAGTTCATGATCTCCATGCCCCAGGAGCTCCAGGTCTTAGTCAAGGTGAACGGTGTGCAGAGCTGCAAAGACCTGGAGGACTTGCTACGAAATAACAGAAGACCCAAGAAATGG TCTGTGGTCAACTTGCTTGGCAAAGAATATCTTATGCAGGACTCAGATGTCGAGATGGCTGAAGTCCCTGCCAGTGTCAGAGATGATCAGAGAGGTGTGTCCAGCCAGCGGGCCTCCTCTGTGAACCACATGCGTCCAGGGAAAGGCCAGGCCCGCCGAGAGCTGCAGACCCTGCCCAGGGCCCCTGCACTGTCCAGGAGGCAG GAAGAGGACTTCCTGCTGCCAGAGACTATTGTCATGAAAAGGGACCCAAAGGCTCTGAGACCCAAGCCGACCTTGGAGAAGGATCTGAACAtagacagagaagaaaacacaggactTACATCCCCAGAGCCTCAGCTTCCAAACGGTCCTA CAGGTGTGGTGGGAGCTAAGGAGGGGAAGGAACCCCAGAAAATAGCCTCTGTGGAAAATGTGGATGCTGACACACCTTCTGCCTGCGTTGTGGAGAAAGAAGCTTCGACTCACAGCGGGAGCAGAGGAGACACTCTTAATCTGAGAGGTCCCAAAAGAAGCAAACCAGACGCCACCTCCATTTCCCAAGAAGAGCCTCAAGGAGAAGCCACACCTGTGGGCAACAGAGAATCCCCGGGACAAGCTGAGATAAATTCAGTTTATTCCCCAGGCCCTGCGGGCGCAGTCAGTCAGCCTGTTGGCCAAGAAGGCAAAGAACTGCTGCTCTTTGCATGTGGCGTGTGCAATAAGAGGTTTACGTGTAATTCCAAGCTAGCCATCCACATGAGATcacacacaggagagaaacccttTCAATGTAATTTCTGTGAGAGGTGCTTCATGCAGCTCTCAGACCTCCGGGTTCACCAGCGAATCCACACTGGTGAGAAGCCTTACACATGTGACGTCTGCCACAAACAGTTCAACAGAATGTTCTCCTTGAGGTGTCACAAGAGGAGCCACACAGGGGAGAAGCCCTATAAATGTACTGACTGCAAGAAAGTTTTCGCCTACAGGAAGAACCTGAACGAGCACAAGCTCATCCACTCcggagagaaaccctataaatgtcCCAAGTGTCCAAGAGCCTTTCGTCGGCCTGAAACGTTAAAATGCCACCAGAAAACACATCCAGAAACCACTGCACCCACAGAATGTGAAGGATGA
- the LOC129459463 gene encoding putative zinc finger and SCAN domain-containing protein 5D isoform X2 produces MAANCNSSWGQGGPCNRPGSELPRSVASPGTRLGNHDRNPETCHVNFRMFSCPEESDPVQALRKLTELCHLWLRPDLHTKEQILDMLVMEQFMISMPQELQVLVKVNGVQSCKDLEDLLRNNRRPKKWSVVNLLGKEYLMQDSDVEMAEVPASVRDDQRGVSSQRASSVNHMRPGKGQARRELQTLPRAPALSRRQEEDFLLPETIVMKRDPKALRPKPTLEKDLNIDREENTGLTSPEPQLPNGPSVVGAKEGKEPQKIASVENVDADTPSACVVEKEASTHSGSRGDTLNLRGPKRSKPDATSISQEEPQGEATPVGNRESPGQAEINSVYSPGPAGAVSQPVGQEGKELLLFACGVCNKRFTCNSKLAIHMRSHTGEKPFQCNFCERCFMQLSDLRVHQRIHTGEKPYTCDVCHKQFNRMFSLRCHKRSHTGEKPYKCTDCKKVFAYRKNLNEHKLIHSGEKPYKCPKCPRAFRRPETLKCHQKTHPETTAPTECEG; encoded by the exons ATGGCTGCAAATTGCAACTCCTCATGGGGTCAGGGAGGACCCTGCAACCGCCCTGGGTCAGAGCTGCCACGGTCTGTGGCTTCCCCAGGAACTCGACTTGGAAATCATGACAGGAACCCTGAGACTTGTCACGTGAACTTCAGGATGTTCAGCTGCCCGGAGGAGTCGGACCCCGTGCAGGCTCTGAGGAAACTCACTGAGCTGTGCCATCTGTGGCTGAGGCCCGACCTCCACACCAAAGAGCAGATCTTGGACATGCTGGTGATGGAGCAGTTCATGATCTCCATGCCCCAGGAGCTCCAGGTCTTAGTCAAGGTGAACGGTGTGCAGAGCTGCAAAGACCTGGAGGACTTGCTACGAAATAACAGAAGACCCAAGAAATGG TCTGTGGTCAACTTGCTTGGCAAAGAATATCTTATGCAGGACTCAGATGTCGAGATGGCTGAAGTCCCTGCCAGTGTCAGAGATGATCAGAGAGGTGTGTCCAGCCAGCGGGCCTCCTCTGTGAACCACATGCGTCCAGGGAAAGGCCAGGCCCGCCGAGAGCTGCAGACCCTGCCCAGGGCCCCTGCACTGTCCAGGAGGCAG GAAGAGGACTTCCTGCTGCCAGAGACTATTGTCATGAAAAGGGACCCAAAGGCTCTGAGACCCAAGCCGACCTTGGAGAAGGATCTGAACAtagacagagaagaaaacacaggactTACATCCCCAGAGCCTCAGCTTCCAAACGGTCCTA GTGTGGTGGGAGCTAAGGAGGGGAAGGAACCCCAGAAAATAGCCTCTGTGGAAAATGTGGATGCTGACACACCTTCTGCCTGCGTTGTGGAGAAAGAAGCTTCGACTCACAGCGGGAGCAGAGGAGACACTCTTAATCTGAGAGGTCCCAAAAGAAGCAAACCAGACGCCACCTCCATTTCCCAAGAAGAGCCTCAAGGAGAAGCCACACCTGTGGGCAACAGAGAATCCCCGGGACAAGCTGAGATAAATTCAGTTTATTCCCCAGGCCCTGCGGGCGCAGTCAGTCAGCCTGTTGGCCAAGAAGGCAAAGAACTGCTGCTCTTTGCATGTGGCGTGTGCAATAAGAGGTTTACGTGTAATTCCAAGCTAGCCATCCACATGAGATcacacacaggagagaaacccttTCAATGTAATTTCTGTGAGAGGTGCTTCATGCAGCTCTCAGACCTCCGGGTTCACCAGCGAATCCACACTGGTGAGAAGCCTTACACATGTGACGTCTGCCACAAACAGTTCAACAGAATGTTCTCCTTGAGGTGTCACAAGAGGAGCCACACAGGGGAGAAGCCCTATAAATGTACTGACTGCAAGAAAGTTTTCGCCTACAGGAAGAACCTGAACGAGCACAAGCTCATCCACTCcggagagaaaccctataaatgtcCCAAGTGTCCAAGAGCCTTTCGTCGGCCTGAAACGTTAAAATGCCACCAGAAAACACATCCAGAAACCACTGCACCCACAGAATGTGAAGGATGA